A single window of Amphiura filiformis chromosome 17, Afil_fr2py, whole genome shotgun sequence DNA harbors:
- the LOC140138382 gene encoding complement C1q tumor necrosis factor-related protein 4-like has product MSSFTVIRTSELHVTSGSDIITYETEEFDINNDMDHESGVFTCTIAGYYYFSFSFWPSMGYPVKIYLYQNVTNVKARLICAADTDKSGGRYSTKTMGVTVHMQIGDAVHLRAHSETNIAGSSYPHNIFTGFLVHAT; this is encoded by the coding sequence ATGTCATCCTTCACAGTAATAAGAACAAGTGAGCTTCATGTTACATCTGGGTCTGATATTATCACATATGAGACAGAAGAGTTTGACATTAACAATGACATGGATCACGAATCGGGTGTCTTCACATGTACCATAGCAGGCTATtactatttttcattttcattttggcCTAGTATGGGTTATCCAGTCAAAATTTACTtgtatcaaaatgtaacaaatgttAAAGCAAGGCTCATATGTGCGGCAGATACAGATAAATCTGGTGGTAGATATAGTACCAAAACAATGGGAGTAACCGTGCATATGCAAATAGGGGATGCAGTTCACCTTAGAGCACATTCTGAAACAAATATTGCGGGTTCTTCTTATCCCCACAATATCTTTACTGGATTCCTTGTGCATGCAACATAG